One window of the SAR324 cluster bacterium genome contains the following:
- a CDS encoding arginyltransferase gives MTTLPETTVPLYHTINGPCPYRPEGTWENLSFFMDNLSAESYEALLNQGFRRSGCSIYHPVCKNCSMCLPLRVNVHSFQPTRGQRRAWNKNTDIRIEFRPVSFDDEVFNLYRKYQLQWHNAPAPPEKPEFVSFLMESPVSTKMMCYYLNNQLIGVGWVDKLKTMLSSVYFAFDPDFSSRRPGVFSMLCEIEYARQSGFDWVYLGYWVEDSPAMKYKSDYQPAEILIDQTWHPVQSQ, from the coding sequence ATGACAACCCTCCCTGAGACCACAGTTCCCCTGTATCACACCATCAATGGCCCATGTCCCTACCGCCCGGAAGGCACATGGGAAAACCTCTCTTTTTTTATGGATAATCTTTCTGCTGAAAGTTATGAAGCACTGCTGAACCAGGGCTTTCGGAGAAGCGGATGTTCCATCTATCATCCTGTCTGTAAAAATTGCAGCATGTGTCTTCCGTTACGGGTCAACGTTCATTCCTTTCAACCTACGAGGGGTCAGCGTAGAGCCTGGAATAAAAACACTGATATTCGCATTGAGTTCAGACCAGTGTCCTTCGATGACGAGGTTTTCAATCTCTACCGGAAATATCAACTTCAATGGCATAATGCTCCAGCGCCTCCTGAAAAGCCGGAGTTTGTTTCATTTTTGATGGAAAGCCCTGTTTCCACAAAAATGATGTGTTATTATCTCAACAATCAACTCATTGGAGTGGGTTGGGTCGATAAACTGAAAACCATGCTCAGTTCTGTATATTTTGCGTTTGACCCCGATTTTTCCTCCAGACGCCCCGGAGTCTTCTCCATGTTGTGTGAAATTGAATATGCCCGTCAATCAGGTTTCGACTGGGTTTATCTCGGATACTGGGTTGAAGACTCACCTGCCATGAAATACAAATCGGATTATCAGCCTGCTGAAATTCTGATTGATCAAACATGGCATCCAGTGCAATCTCAATAG
- a CDS encoding DUF2249 domain-containing protein translates to MTKTLKNTQGNQIILTIDCRELLPPEPLVRVLEALNVLEENQTLRMLHRQKPCLLFDKLDERELTYHLTEFEDGSIELDIWKDPS, encoded by the coding sequence ATGACTAAAACCTTGAAAAACACACAGGGAAACCAAATCATTCTCACCATTGATTGCAGGGAATTGTTGCCGCCGGAACCCTTGGTGAGAGTGTTGGAAGCACTCAATGTGCTGGAAGAAAACCAGACTTTACGGATGCTCCACAGACAAAAGCCCTGTTTGCTGTTTGATAAACTGGACGAACGCGAACTGACGTATCACCTGACAGAATTTGAAGATGGTTCCATCGAACTGGACATCTGGAAAGATCCCTCATGA
- a CDS encoding ABC transporter substrate-binding protein, with protein MNISRLTFCIAFILSGIIPVPGSYAQQLPSLDSVTLQLKWKHQFQFAGYYAAVEKGFFQEEGLAVKILEAPADGSSFEPVLAGEAEFGIAMSDLILLRAKGHPVVALGAIYQHSPLIVLAPEKSGIDTVHDLLNRKLMIEHHAAEILAYLETENLPASKLILYPHTFDISQILNGDIDAMTAYSTDEPFLLKEKGIKYNVFSARAGGIDFYGDILFTMEEQIKKHPKRVLGFLKASTRGWEYALNHSEEIIELILTHYSRRHSREHLKFEADQTKHLIISDVVEVGYMNPGRWKHISEIYRKMNMISGDVSLDEFLYDKNPLPDLSWFYWTLAGLTFLGSLGFMVSARFYKLNRNLALEIKQREELQNKLFESERSKSNLLKNLQGMAYRCRNDLHWTMKYVSDGCEDLTGYQAEALLENAQLSYNDIILREDKSMVSSNINEALREFRPYQLTYRIKTRTGIVKWVWEQGRGIFSPEGDLLYLEGFITDISLQKKVEEEKEQALDKLEEQSRLLEEKSGQLETHNRQMLRDLNLAGGIQRHLFQTDDVPAFITIATCFIPYSHISGDIYKIYMNSNNHLNLFIGDGTGHGLEAALSTMMVNALLTQYPDERPMQLLRSVNKVLEKNWPIDRLMSAMHLQIHESGEALLATAGHPPLLIVSPNGNVNFWFSSNPFLGVGVDTFFQHEEQQFVLSPGDRGLLYTDGIIEWMNQDEEQFGVDALAKFFQEHRTMDPDEFLQTLLNHVAQNHAPGIPLSDDLTMILFEFHGVA; from the coding sequence ATGAACATATCACGACTGACATTCTGCATTGCGTTCATTCTTTCAGGCATCATTCCTGTTCCAGGCAGTTATGCCCAGCAATTGCCTTCTCTTGATAGTGTTACGCTACAACTCAAGTGGAAACACCAATTCCAGTTTGCAGGGTATTATGCCGCAGTGGAAAAGGGTTTTTTCCAGGAGGAAGGACTGGCTGTCAAAATTCTGGAAGCGCCTGCGGATGGCAGTTCTTTTGAGCCTGTTCTGGCTGGTGAAGCAGAGTTTGGAATTGCCATGTCCGATTTGATTCTTCTGCGTGCCAAAGGTCATCCCGTTGTGGCCTTAGGTGCCATTTACCAGCACTCGCCCCTGATTGTGCTGGCACCGGAAAAAAGTGGAATTGACACCGTGCATGATCTGCTCAACCGGAAACTCATGATCGAGCACCATGCCGCTGAAATTCTAGCCTATCTGGAAACTGAAAATCTACCTGCCTCCAAACTGATTTTATATCCGCATACGTTTGATATCTCACAAATCCTTAACGGCGACATTGACGCGATGACTGCATATTCCACCGATGAACCCTTCTTGTTAAAAGAAAAAGGCATCAAATATAACGTCTTTTCGGCAAGAGCGGGTGGCATAGATTTTTATGGAGACATTCTGTTCACCATGGAAGAACAGATTAAAAAACATCCAAAGCGGGTCCTTGGATTTCTCAAGGCTTCCACCAGGGGTTGGGAATATGCGCTGAATCATTCTGAGGAAATCATTGAATTGATCCTGACCCATTACAGCCGGCGACATTCCAGAGAACATTTGAAATTTGAGGCGGATCAAACCAAACATCTGATTATTTCCGATGTGGTGGAAGTGGGTTACATGAACCCCGGTCGCTGGAAGCATATTTCTGAGATATATCGCAAAATGAACATGATCTCCGGAGATGTTTCTCTCGATGAGTTTCTGTATGATAAAAACCCCCTACCCGATTTAAGCTGGTTCTATTGGACTCTTGCCGGACTGACTTTTCTTGGATCTCTTGGATTTATGGTTTCTGCCAGATTCTATAAACTGAACCGAAACCTTGCTCTGGAAATCAAGCAACGCGAAGAATTGCAAAACAAACTGTTTGAAAGTGAACGCTCCAAATCAAATCTGCTGAAAAATTTGCAGGGCATGGCATACCGTTGTCGCAATGATCTGCACTGGACCATGAAATACGTCAGTGACGGTTGTGAAGACCTCACAGGATACCAGGCAGAAGCACTTCTGGAAAATGCTCAGTTATCGTACAATGATATCATTTTGCGCGAAGATAAATCCATGGTGAGTTCAAACATTAATGAGGCACTCAGGGAATTCAGACCATATCAACTGACTTATCGGATAAAAACCAGGACTGGAATTGTGAAATGGGTTTGGGAACAGGGAAGGGGCATTTTTTCTCCGGAGGGAGATCTGCTATATCTGGAAGGCTTCATCACGGATATCAGCCTTCAGAAAAAAGTTGAGGAAGAAAAAGAACAGGCGTTGGATAAACTTGAAGAACAATCGCGGTTGCTGGAAGAAAAATCCGGACAACTTGAAACCCACAACAGACAGATGCTCCGTGATCTGAACTTAGCCGGAGGAATTCAGAGACATTTGTTCCAGACTGATGATGTTCCGGCTTTTATCACCATTGCCACCTGTTTTATTCCCTATTCCCACATTTCAGGGGACATCTATAAAATCTATATGAATTCCAACAACCACCTGAATTTATTTATCGGGGACGGAACAGGGCATGGTCTCGAAGCCGCGCTGTCTACCATGATGGTCAATGCCCTGCTGACACAGTATCCCGATGAAAGACCCATGCAGTTACTACGCTCTGTGAATAAGGTGCTTGAAAAAAACTGGCCCATTGATCGTTTGATGTCGGCAATGCATCTCCAGATCCATGAATCCGGTGAAGCACTTCTGGCAACGGCCGGACATCCGCCGCTTTTAATTGTCTCACCCAATGGTAATGTCAATTTCTGGTTTTCCAGCAATCCCTTCCTGGGGGTTGGTGTAGACACCTTTTTCCAGCATGAAGAACAACAGTTTGTGTTATCCCCGGGAGATCGTGGATTGCTTTATACAGATGGGATCATTGAATGGATGAATCAGGATGAGGAACAGTTTGGAGTTGATGCTCTGGCAAAATTTTTCCAGGAGCACCGCACGATGGATCCTGATGAGTTTCTGCAAACATTACTGAACCATGTCGCTCAGAACCATGCACCAGGAATACCGCTCTCCGACGATCTGACAATGATTTTGTTTGAGTTTCACGGAGTTGCCTGA
- a CDS encoding pentapeptide repeat-containing protein — MEDFDMATDLGPITVPPGQQTPGPASASQSGAEYGRNDGLSGGAPVLSLDKAWLHQNLLNWTDHHPRKTGWNESDQKILLQLFEELHDQKVTPLFDGFCDHMSGIDAGPGIAQELIQRFQNFFRWIIRQELVADFVFNVRFQSIKGQGVSIVYCNARTGLFVFRLLQECHKFLNLRWRPCDAETDALYFSQWLNLCRSLAFREMDDEVMPYWANMELQDLEFHDISFHGIQSVSTSWKRQKMRFVRFLDPVLEHCDFSECELLDSQIMNARLQHADFKKSHLSVDIRNSDLSHADFSFSNIRFSAMKECVLDHARFVESNMERMDLYLSRGTGVHFSHCQMEEANLIKGIFPGCQFDHTMLKRCVSMDAQFNDCDFSHADLTGASMSRCEAQNAKFINASLVEANLYQANLENSDFTAANLTDSYMINANLVKAVFNHAILERTLLRGAKMNECQMISANLTQVDLSYAQLVKTNLEHANMTGAVLKSANMEGTLFTGAHLLGVDLTGAHLEGAVMKNVDFSGVKLTEAQLRNADLSGNNLSKVDLTNVDLRGANLSHCYLEKVDLRHAKMGRANLTGTRMKGAKLNNAMLSGANLSTADLREADLRGTDLTERELRKAHENGALMEDALVFMKDADYHCKILQGALIFVKVPPKKRVN; from the coding sequence TTGGAAGACTTTGACATGGCCACAGACCTTGGGCCAATTACGGTTCCTCCCGGACAGCAAACGCCTGGTCCAGCCTCTGCGTCTCAAAGTGGGGCTGAGTATGGCCGCAACGATGGCTTAAGCGGTGGAGCACCAGTTTTATCACTGGATAAAGCATGGTTGCACCAGAACCTGCTCAACTGGACCGATCATCATCCACGAAAAACCGGTTGGAATGAATCGGATCAAAAAATTTTATTGCAGTTGTTTGAAGAGCTCCATGACCAGAAAGTGACACCTTTGTTTGACGGCTTCTGCGACCACATGAGTGGAATCGATGCCGGCCCCGGGATTGCTCAGGAATTGATTCAACGGTTTCAAAACTTTTTCAGATGGATCATTCGACAGGAACTTGTGGCTGATTTTGTATTCAATGTGAGGTTCCAATCCATCAAGGGGCAGGGGGTCTCGATTGTTTACTGCAATGCCCGAACCGGATTGTTTGTATTTCGTCTGCTGCAGGAATGCCACAAATTTCTAAACCTGCGCTGGCGTCCCTGTGATGCGGAAACAGATGCCCTCTATTTCTCACAGTGGCTGAATTTATGCCGCTCGTTGGCCTTCAGGGAAATGGATGATGAAGTGATGCCCTACTGGGCCAATATGGAACTACAGGACCTGGAATTCCATGATATATCGTTTCATGGAATCCAATCTGTCAGTACCTCGTGGAAGCGTCAAAAAATGCGGTTTGTCCGTTTTCTGGATCCTGTTCTGGAACATTGTGATTTCAGTGAGTGTGAGCTGCTGGATTCCCAAATCATGAATGCCCGACTCCAACATGCGGATTTTAAAAAGTCACATCTGTCTGTAGATATCCGTAACTCGGATTTAAGCCATGCTGACTTTTCGTTTTCCAACATCCGGTTCAGTGCGATGAAAGAATGTGTTCTGGATCATGCAAGGTTTGTAGAATCCAACATGGAGCGGATGGATTTGTATTTATCCCGTGGAACCGGGGTACATTTCAGCCATTGCCAGATGGAAGAAGCCAATTTGATCAAAGGTATTTTTCCCGGGTGTCAGTTTGACCATACCATGCTGAAACGATGTGTCAGCATGGACGCGCAATTCAACGATTGTGACTTTTCCCATGCGGACTTGACTGGGGCCTCCATGAGTCGCTGTGAAGCTCAAAACGCCAAATTCATCAATGCGTCCCTGGTGGAAGCCAACCTGTATCAGGCAAATCTTGAAAATTCAGATTTCACAGCCGCCAATTTGACGGATTCCTACATGATCAATGCCAACCTGGTGAAAGCGGTATTCAATCATGCGATTCTGGAACGCACACTCCTGCGTGGTGCCAAAATGAATGAGTGTCAGATGATCAGCGCAAACCTGACTCAGGTTGACCTCTCCTACGCCCAACTGGTAAAAACAAACCTGGAACACGCGAACATGACGGGTGCTGTCCTGAAATCCGCGAATATGGAAGGAACGTTGTTTACAGGAGCTCATTTGCTTGGCGTTGACCTGACAGGAGCGCATCTTGAAGGCGCGGTGATGAAAAATGTCGATTTTTCGGGTGTGAAACTGACAGAAGCTCAATTACGCAATGCGGATCTGTCGGGAAATAATCTATCCAAAGTCGATCTGACCAATGTCGATCTTCGTGGTGCCAATCTGAGCCACTGCTACCTGGAAAAAGTTGATTTGCGTCATGCGAAAATGGGGCGGGCCAATTTGACAGGAACCCGGATGAAAGGCGCTAAACTGAACAATGCCATGCTCTCAGGTGCCAATCTGTCAACCGCTGATTTGAGAGAAGCAGACCTTCGTGGTACAGATTTAACCGAGCGGGAACTCCGTAAGGCTCACGAGAATGGAGCGTTGATGGAAGATGCTCTGGTCTTTATGAAAGATGCTGATTATCATTGTAAAATTTTACAGGGTGCCCTGATTTTTGTTAAAGTCCCCCCCAAAAAACGCGTGAATTAG
- the ftsZ gene encoding cell division protein FtsZ, which produces MINGFVTSTEIFVPKIKVIGAGGGGGNVVTKMVNVGVKNVEFITCNTDMKALNRTTAELKIELGKNLTRGLGAGAKPEIGEAAARETLQELEAHLEGANMVFIAAGMGGGTGTGSAPVIAELSKKKNILTVGVVTTPFSFEGKKRMRVALQGIEKLKGCTDTLLVIPNDKLLGASNQTTSLLDAFHLADEVLMNAIQGITDLINHVGTINVDFADVKTIMENMGRAVIGKGTAAGDDRMRRAAWHAINSPLMEDTDIRGAKGILVHVMGSNDMGLLEINEAIGSIQEMADDDVNIIFGATTLDDMRDHVTVTVIATGLPHHDHPMP; this is translated from the coding sequence ATGATCAACGGTTTCGTAACTTCAACAGAAATATTTGTTCCCAAAATCAAGGTGATTGGTGCCGGCGGAGGTGGGGGAAACGTCGTTACCAAAATGGTGAACGTGGGCGTCAAAAATGTGGAGTTCATTACCTGTAATACGGATATGAAAGCCTTGAACCGTACCACGGCTGAGCTCAAAATTGAATTGGGCAAGAACCTGACCAGAGGCCTGGGTGCGGGAGCCAAACCTGAAATTGGAGAAGCCGCGGCTCGAGAAACACTCCAGGAACTGGAAGCGCATCTGGAGGGTGCAAACATGGTGTTTATCGCCGCAGGAATGGGGGGTGGAACCGGGACAGGCTCGGCACCTGTCATTGCGGAACTTTCCAAAAAGAAAAATATCCTCACTGTGGGGGTGGTCACCACGCCGTTTTCGTTTGAAGGTAAAAAACGCATGCGTGTCGCTCTGCAGGGGATTGAAAAACTCAAAGGCTGCACAGACACGCTACTGGTGATTCCCAATGATAAACTGCTGGGCGCCTCCAATCAGACAACCAGCCTGCTGGACGCGTTTCATCTGGCGGATGAAGTTCTCATGAACGCGATTCAAGGCATCACCGATCTGATCAATCATGTGGGGACCATCAATGTGGACTTCGCTGATGTGAAAACCATCATGGAAAACATGGGCCGGGCCGTGATTGGTAAGGGCACAGCCGCTGGGGATGACCGAATGCGCAGAGCCGCATGGCATGCGATCAACAGTCCATTGATGGAAGATACCGACATCCGTGGCGCCAAAGGGATTCTGGTGCATGTTATGGGATCCAATGACATGGGACTTCTGGAAATCAATGAAGCTATTGGCTCCATCCAGGAAATGGCGGATGATGACGTGAATATCATTTTTGGAGCGACCACCCTTGACGATATGCGTGATCATGTAACGGTCACTGTGATTGCCACCGGACTTCCGCACCATGATCACCCCATGCCATGA
- a CDS encoding hemerythrin domain-containing protein, whose product MQQEHELCDKFYAEGESALLEGKWDAGEQDLRSFEISMRRHFNMEEDVLFPAFEAETGMTRGPTQVMRMEHGQIKGMLDQIKNALDEHDTDQVLGLGETLLILMQQHNAKEENMLYPMCDQHLRSVEGLLKEMQQTDV is encoded by the coding sequence ATGCAACAGGAACATGAACTTTGCGACAAATTTTATGCGGAGGGGGAATCAGCTCTCCTTGAAGGAAAATGGGATGCCGGGGAGCAGGATCTGCGGTCCTTTGAGATCAGCATGAGACGTCATTTCAACATGGAAGAAGACGTGTTGTTTCCCGCCTTCGAAGCAGAAACAGGCATGACCCGCGGGCCAACCCAGGTGATGCGCATGGAACATGGGCAAATCAAAGGGATGCTGGATCAAATCAAAAACGCACTGGATGAACACGACACCGATCAGGTTCTTGGTCTTGGGGAGACACTGCTGATCCTGATGCAACAACACAACGCCAAAGAAGAAAACATGCTGTATCCCATGTGTGACCAACATTTGAGAAGTGTTGAAGGGCTTTTGAAAGAAATGCAACAGACGGATGTATGA